In the genome of Hyphobacterium sp. CCMP332, one region contains:
- a CDS encoding UDP-glucose/GDP-mannose dehydrogenase family protein — protein MKIAIVGTGYVGLVTGTCFSEVGIDVTCIDIDERKIENLKEGILPIYEPGLKEMVHRNLEKKRLHFSTDLATSIQGAEAVFIAVGTPPDEDGSADLKHVLKVASEVGKNMNDYMVVVTKSTVPVGTAEKVHEAIKNELDKRDGDFEFDVASNPEFLKEGAAVNDFLKPDRIVIGISSDKAKNIMEKLYHPFTLNGHPTIFMDIPSAEMTKYAANSMLATKISFMNDIANLCELLGADVNLVRKGIGSDPRIGNQFIYPGIGYGGSCFPKDVKALIKTANENGYSLKVLQAVEDVNDAQKSVLYQKIKKRFKGDLKGKKIAVWGLSFKPKTDDMREAPSLVLIDLLLKAGCEVHAYDPVAVEEAKRHLNNDVHYGDDMYEVLKDADCLAIFTEWSEFRSPDLKQVSELLKNKLIFDGRNIYTYSQMKDSGFEYYGIGFKPIMA, from the coding sequence ATGAAAATAGCAATTGTTGGAACGGGATATGTAGGTTTGGTGACCGGTACATGTTTTTCAGAAGTAGGTATAGATGTGACTTGCATCGATATAGATGAAAGGAAAATTGAGAATCTAAAAGAGGGTATTTTACCGATTTACGAGCCCGGATTAAAAGAAATGGTTCACCGTAACCTGGAAAAGAAAAGATTGCATTTTTCAACTGACCTGGCCACAAGTATTCAGGGAGCTGAAGCGGTTTTTATAGCTGTTGGTACGCCACCTGATGAAGATGGAAGCGCTGATCTTAAACATGTGCTTAAAGTGGCTTCTGAAGTTGGTAAAAATATGAATGATTATATGGTGGTAGTAACCAAAAGCACGGTTCCGGTTGGAACTGCTGAAAAAGTTCACGAAGCCATAAAAAATGAACTGGATAAAAGAGATGGTGACTTTGAATTTGACGTCGCATCAAATCCTGAATTTCTTAAGGAAGGCGCCGCTGTAAACGATTTTTTAAAGCCCGACAGAATTGTAATTGGAATTTCCAGTGATAAAGCCAAAAACATAATGGAGAAGCTATATCATCCTTTTACATTAAATGGTCATCCTACCATATTTATGGATATTCCTTCTGCTGAAATGACCAAATATGCAGCTAATTCCATGTTGGCTACCAAAATTAGTTTTATGAATGACATCGCTAATTTATGCGAATTATTGGGTGCTGACGTCAATTTGGTAAGAAAAGGTATTGGGAGTGACCCAAGAATAGGTAATCAGTTTATTTATCCGGGTATTGGTTATGGTGGATCCTGTTTTCCAAAAGATGTGAAAGCTCTGATTAAAACTGCCAATGAGAATGGATATTCTTTAAAAGTTCTTCAGGCTGTAGAAGATGTCAATGATGCTCAAAAAAGTGTTTTATATCAAAAAATTAAGAAGAGATTCAAAGGAGATTTAAAAGGTAAAAAAATTGCTGTTTGGGGACTATCCTTCAAACCTAAGACCGATGATATGAGAGAAGCGCCCTCTCTTGTTTTAATCGATTTACTTTTAAAAGCCGGTTGCGAAGTACATGCCTACGATCCGGTTGCCGTAGAGGAGGCGAAAAGGCATTTAAATAATGATGTGCATTATGGCGATGACATGTATGAAGTATTAAAAGATGCCGATTGTCTGGCTATTTTTACTGAGTGGTCGGAATTTAGATCTCCGGATTTAAAACAGGTTTCTGAGCTTTTAAAGAATAAATTGATCTTTGACGGCCGAAATATTTATACTTATAGCCAGATGAAAGATTCGGGCTTTGAATATTATGGCATTGGATTTAAACCAATTATGGCTTAA
- a CDS encoding toxin-antitoxin system YwqK family antitoxin, whose product MKKPFNTILLFIICPLILNAQKVDSLYYVSGQLKAFGKMLNGNKEGKWTLLYPNGNLNSIENYSKGKLHGKSMRYNFQEELISEENWEEGLKAGHSTEYYDGSQIKRSGDYKEGLYDGKWSAFYENGNKKSVGFYKYGMPHGYWIFYLENGDIDKEGEFKMGEQSGKWKIYSNGKLDSEGELLMGEMVGEWKFFKKNGKLKEILDFNSNSD is encoded by the coding sequence ATGAAGAAACCTTTTAATACAATTCTTCTATTCATTATCTGCCCATTGATTTTGAATGCTCAAAAGGTAGATAGTTTATATTACGTTTCCGGACAGCTCAAAGCATTTGGAAAAATGCTTAATGGCAATAAAGAGGGGAAATGGACTTTGCTCTATCCAAATGGAAATCTCAATTCAATCGAAAATTACAGTAAGGGGAAACTTCATGGAAAATCTATGAGATATAATTTTCAAGAAGAATTAATTTCTGAAGAGAATTGGGAAGAGGGGCTAAAAGCCGGTCATTCAACCGAATATTATGATGGCAGCCAAATAAAACGAAGCGGTGACTATAAAGAGGGGCTATACGATGGAAAATGGTCTGCTTTTTACGAGAATGGAAATAAAAAATCAGTTGGATTTTACAAATATGGGATGCCTCATGGCTATTGGATATTTTATTTGGAAAATGGAGATATTGATAAGGAAGGTGAATTTAAAATGGGTGAACAAAGCGGTAAATGGAAAATTTACTCCAATGGAAAGCTGGATTCCGAAGGAGAGCTTTTAATGGGTGAAATGGTGGGAGAGTGGAAATTTTTTAAGAAGAATGGCAAATTGAAAGAAATCCTGGATTTCAATTCAAATAGCGATTAA
- a CDS encoding SDR family oxidoreductase translates to MRKRILITGGAGFLGSHLCEKLLNEGNEVICLDNYFTGSKENIVHLRDNPFFEVIRQDVIHPYYAEVDQIYNLACPASPVHYQYNPIKTIKTSVMGAINTLGLAKRTKARVLQASTSEVYGDPKVHPQEESYWGNVNPIGPRACYDEGKRCAETLFMNYHTQNGVDIRIIRIFNTYGPRMNENDGRVVSNFIVQALKGQDITIYGEGLQTRSFCYVDDLVNGMYKLMNSKESLHMPINIGNPNEFTIKQLAEKVIDITGSSSKLVYKPLPADDPMQRQPNIDKAREKLSWEPSIMLDEGLKNTVAYFEKKISS, encoded by the coding sequence ATGAGAAAACGGATTTTAATTACCGGCGGAGCGGGTTTTCTTGGATCTCACCTATGTGAGAAACTTCTAAATGAAGGCAATGAAGTAATTTGCCTCGATAATTATTTTACGGGCTCCAAGGAGAATATAGTCCATCTCAGAGACAATCCATTTTTTGAAGTTATAAGACAGGATGTTATTCATCCTTATTATGCAGAAGTTGATCAGATTTATAATCTGGCTTGTCCGGCATCACCGGTTCACTACCAATATAATCCTATCAAAACCATAAAAACCTCAGTAATGGGCGCTATAAATACCCTTGGTTTGGCTAAAAGAACTAAGGCGAGGGTACTTCAGGCCAGTACTTCTGAAGTGTATGGAGATCCAAAAGTTCACCCTCAGGAAGAATCATATTGGGGGAATGTCAATCCGATTGGACCAAGAGCGTGTTACGATGAAGGAAAACGCTGTGCTGAAACGCTCTTTATGAATTATCATACTCAAAATGGCGTGGACATTCGCATCATTAGAATTTTTAATACTTATGGTCCGAGGATGAATGAAAATGATGGGCGGGTGGTTTCAAATTTTATTGTTCAGGCACTTAAAGGACAAGACATTACGATTTACGGTGAGGGATTGCAGACCCGAAGTTTTTGTTATGTAGATGACCTCGTGAACGGTATGTACAAACTGATGAATAGCAAAGAATCATTGCACATGCCAATAAACATTGGAAACCCGAATGAATTTACTATAAAACAATTGGCAGAAAAGGTGATTGATATTACCGGTTCTTCTTCAAAACTCGTATATAAACCTCTGCCTGCAGACGATCCAATGCAGAGACAGCCAAACATTGATAAGGCAAGAGAAAAGTTATCATGGGAGCCAAGCATAATGCTGGATGAAGGACTCAAAAACACGGTCGCTTACTTTGAGAAAAAAATAAGCTCATAG
- a CDS encoding helix-hairpin-helix domain-containing protein, which produces MSSIGKIKVTGIVIFLILCFGKVVAQETIDFEQFLHDLFPLEDERAENLDFYDQLLLIYQNPIDLNKAGKKELEQLYLLSQIQIQNIINYRSEFGSFLSIYELQAVPSIEPELIDKLKYFVEVKNTNVDGRNFAKRLKTSDRHYFLNRVERQIETSEGFRKSEEKQGFLGDPNKYLMRYRITRYGDYSMGFTFEKDAGEVFKLDPARKQLGFDYASAHLYRENIGLMTKIAMGDYRMQFGQGLIFASGFGSGKSAQTILSTKRLSTGISPYSSVMESGFQRGFAGSFLINKILISPFYSYNYIDASIFESDSLNTSHITSISTSGIHNTETYYTRRKTSLEQVFGCNMSWTKKSTQLGLTYAQQIFDNNYKSQELLRNKYKFNGRINQNIGMDYDINFLNMNLFGESAISSSGSIAMVHGLITALNSSTDLAFHFRHFDKNFHTIRGSTFSEGTHPINESGFYTGISKKIGRTWKLNGYYDLFSFPWISYLAKAPSKGNEIFLRLEKRISRNSSIYLQYKTEKKEINTYSENTAKLLDRHNNEWILQLSNSLNEMISFRTRIQKKQIITLERSDGAAFTQDLRIEYKRFRTDFRIAIFNSSDYQSRMYVLEKDVLYSLSAPAYFGRGIRNYILIKYKAGKKFDLWFKWARTLRNDVESIGTGLNRTEGNRRNTLKFQFIAKL; this is translated from the coding sequence ATGTCATCAATCGGTAAAATTAAAGTGACCGGTATAGTCATTTTCCTGATTCTATGTTTTGGAAAAGTTGTAGCTCAGGAAACTATTGATTTTGAACAATTCCTTCATGACCTTTTTCCTTTGGAAGATGAGCGAGCGGAAAACCTTGATTTCTATGATCAACTCCTTCTTATTTATCAAAACCCAATAGATTTAAATAAAGCGGGTAAAAAGGAGCTCGAGCAGTTGTATTTGTTAAGTCAAATTCAAATTCAAAATATTATTAATTATCGCTCTGAGTTTGGAAGTTTTCTATCCATATACGAATTGCAGGCCGTTCCTTCAATTGAACCTGAATTGATTGATAAACTCAAATACTTTGTCGAAGTAAAAAACACAAATGTTGATGGCCGTAACTTTGCAAAAAGGCTTAAAACAAGCGATAGGCATTACTTTCTCAATAGAGTTGAAAGACAAATTGAAACATCTGAAGGATTCAGGAAATCAGAAGAAAAACAAGGATTTTTAGGTGACCCGAATAAGTATTTAATGCGCTACAGGATAACGCGCTATGGTGATTACAGCATGGGCTTCACCTTTGAAAAAGATGCAGGTGAAGTATTCAAATTGGATCCGGCAAGAAAACAGCTGGGTTTTGATTACGCTTCTGCACATCTCTACAGAGAAAATATTGGTCTGATGACTAAAATTGCAATGGGTGACTACCGAATGCAGTTTGGGCAAGGACTTATTTTTGCTTCGGGTTTTGGATCAGGTAAAAGTGCTCAAACCATTCTTTCAACGAAGCGATTAAGTACGGGAATCAGCCCATATAGCTCTGTAATGGAAAGTGGTTTTCAACGTGGATTTGCAGGAAGTTTTTTAATAAACAAAATCCTCATTAGTCCATTTTATTCCTACAACTACATAGATGCAAGTATTTTTGAATCGGATAGTCTTAATACATCTCATATCACTTCCATATCCACAAGTGGAATTCACAATACCGAGACCTATTACACACGAAGAAAAACTTCTCTGGAGCAAGTTTTTGGGTGCAATATGAGCTGGACTAAGAAATCAACACAATTAGGATTGACTTATGCCCAACAAATCTTTGACAACAATTACAAATCACAAGAACTTTTAAGAAATAAATACAAATTCAATGGTAGGATAAATCAAAACATTGGAATGGACTACGATATAAATTTTTTGAATATGAATTTATTTGGAGAAAGTGCCATTTCCTCTTCCGGAAGTATTGCTATGGTTCATGGCTTAATCACGGCGCTAAACTCAAGTACAGACCTGGCTTTTCATTTCAGACATTTTGATAAAAATTTCCATACCATTCGAGGCTCAACATTCTCAGAAGGCACCCATCCAATAAATGAAAGTGGTTTCTATACGGGTATTTCAAAAAAGATTGGAAGAACCTGGAAGTTGAATGGCTATTATGATCTTTTCAGTTTTCCCTGGATAAGTTATTTGGCTAAAGCCCCTTCAAAGGGAAATGAAATATTTTTGAGATTGGAAAAGCGAATTAGCAGAAACAGTTCGATTTACCTTCAGTATAAAACTGAAAAAAAAGAGATAAATACTTATAGCGAAAATACTGCTAAGCTACTTGATCGCCACAATAATGAATGGATTTTGCAATTATCCAATTCCCTTAATGAAATGATCTCTTTTAGAACCCGCATTCAAAAAAAGCAAATAATAACTTTAGAACGTTCAGATGGTGCGGCATTTACACAGGATCTGAGAATAGAATACAAACGATTCAGAACAGATTTCAGAATTGCCATATTCAATAGCAGTGACTATCAAAGTAGAATGTATGTATTGGAAAAAGATGTTTTGTACAGTTTATCCGCACCTGCGTATTTCGGTAGGGGAATCAGAAACTACATTTTAATTAAATATAAAGCCGGGAAAAAATTTGATTTGTGGTTTAAATGGGCAAGGACATTACGCAATGACGTAGAATCAATTGGAACAGGTTTGAACAGAACCGAAGGGAACAGAAGAAACACATTAAAATTTCAGTTTATTGCCAAACTATGA
- a CDS encoding DUF4403 family protein — MGQNALRIKIAIIFLLYLVSCKPKPDFNRIYGEQPEDQNLSIDTSLIFSEFGVALKDIEARINSDLGKELYKDEKYVKRGAVNMKINVERTGQIKLNGSDNQLFYKVPVKVNGKILINESILGVKIRAEPGFELELVLNLASKIRFFNSFKYGISTEIINIEWPNKPVIQAGPIKVDLSTAIESVLIANEKFLSDIISRTAKSEINLKELVLKTTEEIPKYNFIKTKDIDLWMELEPQSLIIESTPRISNDSIKVKAGLRTLMNINSKRVDSSFIDTKNLKLYAVDDIPDKFNIELKVNIDYLSLDTLIKKQIDRKAVLKSLPEEIQVNNFKTGKWNNENVYLNADVDGKIKGLISTRGQLAYDSLSKSIFLDNMKSNFYSDNFLWSLLYKLYFPGLKSQIQEKINWPLEPLFLKVQNSVMKLFAKLSGDSKLKLELMNLDFEIKDFNLKKNEVEILIRIEGQSNFKFNV; from the coding sequence ATGGGTCAAAACGCTTTAAGAATTAAAATTGCAATCATTTTTCTTTTGTATTTGGTTTCCTGTAAACCGAAGCCCGATTTTAACAGAATCTATGGAGAGCAGCCTGAGGATCAAAATTTAAGTATAGATACCTCATTAATATTTTCTGAATTTGGAGTAGCATTAAAAGACATAGAAGCGCGAATCAATTCTGATTTAGGTAAAGAGCTATACAAAGATGAAAAGTATGTAAAGCGAGGTGCTGTAAACATGAAAATAAATGTAGAAAGAACAGGTCAGATCAAATTAAATGGTTCTGATAATCAATTATTTTACAAAGTGCCAGTAAAGGTCAATGGAAAAATTCTAATAAATGAATCCATTCTGGGTGTAAAAATTAGAGCTGAGCCCGGATTTGAGCTGGAATTGGTATTAAACCTTGCTTCAAAAATTAGATTCTTTAATTCGTTTAAATATGGCATATCAACAGAAATAATCAATATTGAATGGCCCAATAAACCGGTCATTCAAGCAGGTCCAATAAAAGTGGATTTGAGTACGGCCATAGAATCTGTATTGATTGCTAATGAGAAATTTCTTTCTGACATTATCAGCAGAACGGCAAAATCTGAAATCAATTTGAAGGAATTGGTACTAAAAACAACGGAGGAAATTCCCAAATACAATTTTATCAAAACCAAAGATATTGACCTGTGGATGGAATTGGAACCTCAAAGCCTGATTATTGAATCTACTCCGAGGATAAGTAATGATTCAATTAAAGTAAAGGCCGGATTGCGCACTTTGATGAATATAAATTCAAAAAGAGTGGACAGTTCATTTATCGACACAAAAAATTTAAAACTGTACGCTGTAGATGACATTCCGGATAAATTCAATATAGAGCTAAAAGTTAATATCGATTATTTAAGCTTGGATACACTGATTAAAAAGCAAATTGATAGAAAAGCAGTTTTGAAATCCTTACCGGAAGAAATTCAAGTTAATAATTTTAAAACAGGTAAATGGAATAATGAGAATGTTTACCTCAATGCGGATGTAGATGGAAAAATCAAAGGATTGATAAGCACTAGAGGACAATTGGCTTATGATAGTCTTAGCAAATCCATTTTTCTCGACAATATGAAATCAAATTTTTATAGCGATAATTTCTTATGGTCATTGCTTTATAAATTATATTTCCCTGGTTTAAAGTCACAAATACAGGAAAAGATTAACTGGCCGCTCGAACCTTTATTTCTTAAGGTTCAGAACTCAGTTATGAAATTATTTGCAAAACTGTCCGGTGATAGCAAATTAAAATTGGAATTAATGAACCTCGATTTTGAAATCAAGGATTTCAACTTGAAAAAAAATGAAGTTGAAATATTAATCAGAATTGAAGGACAGTCTAATTTTAAATTCAATGTATAA
- the porQ gene encoding type IX secretion system protein PorQ translates to MNRLQLIILILICHGALFAQIGGSQSLDFANTAVNAGVFAIGGVDVSHRDLDNNHFWQNPASLDTGFNNFISYNYNANYVDIQNHTLSYTRSKEKIGNFAFGLSYWNYGEMQETDENGNEIGEFRASDLIVNIAYGRRFENFSYGLNMKIANSTIASFNSTALLFDLGGQFIHPKEDFIIGMVFRNIGMPLSKFTSDTEFVLPFDLRIGSSYKPKHMPLRFSATLHRLYRYDIVYDDPNIFTGFDENGEPIREEPNTLDKLTRHLIIGTELLITKGFNIQAGYNFMRRTELQIVERKALVGFSFGMLLKVKSVQFALARSVDHISGATTKLTLTSDLNFITKNRI, encoded by the coding sequence TTGAACAGACTACAATTAATTATTTTAATCTTAATTTGTCATGGAGCTTTATTTGCTCAAATAGGTGGTTCTCAAAGCCTTGACTTTGCAAATACAGCTGTAAATGCCGGAGTTTTTGCCATAGGAGGAGTTGATGTAAGTCATAGAGATCTGGACAATAATCATTTTTGGCAAAACCCCGCTTCCCTAGATACAGGATTTAACAATTTCATATCCTACAATTACAATGCTAATTATGTAGACATTCAAAATCACACACTCAGCTATACAAGAAGCAAAGAAAAGATTGGCAATTTTGCCTTTGGCCTGTCTTACTGGAATTATGGGGAGATGCAGGAAACCGATGAAAATGGCAATGAGATCGGGGAATTCAGGGCTTCTGATTTGATTGTAAATATTGCCTATGGAAGACGGTTTGAAAATTTTTCCTATGGATTGAATATGAAAATAGCCAATTCCACAATAGCCTCTTTTAATTCCACGGCCTTATTGTTTGACCTTGGAGGTCAGTTTATCCATCCTAAAGAGGATTTTATTATAGGTATGGTTTTTAGAAATATTGGAATGCCTCTTAGTAAATTTACCTCGGATACAGAATTTGTTTTGCCTTTCGATCTTAGAATTGGAAGTTCATACAAACCAAAACACATGCCTCTGCGTTTTTCTGCCACATTGCACAGGTTGTATCGTTATGATATAGTTTATGATGATCCTAATATATTTACGGGTTTTGATGAAAATGGCGAACCAATTCGGGAAGAACCAAATACCCTTGACAAATTAACAAGACACTTGATTATTGGAACCGAACTATTGATTACCAAGGGATTCAATATTCAGGCGGGGTATAATTTCATGAGGAGAACCGAATTGCAAATTGTAGAAAGAAAAGCTTTGGTAGGGTTTTCTTTTGGTATGCTATTAAAAGTGAAATCAGTGCAGTTTGCATTGGCAAGATCTGTGGATCATATTTCAGGAGCCACTACCAAATTGACCTTAACTAGTGATCTTAATTTTATCACTAAAAACAGAATTTAA
- the hslU gene encoding ATP-dependent protease ATPase subunit HslU produces the protein MENKYLTPSEIVKELDKYIIGQDDAKRNVAIALRNRWRRLNADEDIKQEIVPNNILMIGTTGVGKTEIARRLASIADAPFTKVEASKFTEVGYVGRDVESMVRDLVEHSVKLVKIRKKAEVEEKAKDAVEETILNILIPPIKSKSVQMQVNDDSTDNSEMSEEELNQKTRERFRDKLRKGELDERKIEIDVQQSMMPGVGVVGGGMDEVSMMNIQEMIGGMMPKKNKKRKMSIKDARKVLLDEETSKLIDMDEVKEEAIRKAENTGIIFIDEVDKIAKGGGGAQGGPDVSREGVQRDLLPIVEGSTVNTKYGIINTDHILFIAAGAFHVSKPSDLIPELQGRFPIRVELESLTEKDFIRIIKEPKNALTKQYEALLKAEDVELKFSDESLNEIAAIAFKINSEVENIGARRLHTVMSKLLNEILFEVPDNITPGTSLSISKEMVHEKLDSLIKNKDLSQYIL, from the coding sequence ATGGAAAATAAATATTTAACTCCTTCCGAAATAGTGAAGGAACTCGACAAATATATAATTGGGCAGGATGATGCAAAACGAAATGTAGCCATTGCATTGAGAAATCGGTGGAGACGTTTGAATGCTGATGAGGATATAAAGCAGGAAATAGTCCCTAATAATATATTAATGATTGGCACAACAGGTGTAGGGAAAACCGAAATAGCCAGACGTCTTGCATCAATAGCGGATGCTCCATTTACAAAAGTTGAAGCCTCAAAATTTACTGAAGTAGGTTATGTAGGAAGGGATGTTGAAAGCATGGTGAGAGATTTAGTTGAGCATTCGGTCAAATTGGTCAAAATTAGAAAGAAGGCCGAGGTTGAAGAAAAAGCCAAAGATGCAGTTGAAGAAACGATATTAAATATTTTGATTCCGCCGATAAAAAGTAAATCGGTTCAAATGCAGGTCAATGACGACAGCACTGATAACTCAGAGATGTCGGAAGAAGAACTCAATCAAAAGACAAGGGAAAGATTCAGAGATAAGCTAAGAAAAGGTGAGCTGGATGAAAGAAAAATTGAAATTGATGTTCAGCAAAGCATGATGCCCGGTGTGGGCGTAGTTGGAGGAGGAATGGATGAAGTATCAATGATGAACATTCAGGAAATGATAGGCGGTATGATGCCGAAAAAAAATAAAAAGCGCAAGATGAGCATCAAAGATGCGCGCAAAGTTCTTTTAGATGAAGAAACTTCAAAACTCATTGATATGGATGAGGTAAAAGAAGAGGCCATCCGCAAAGCTGAAAATACAGGTATTATTTTCATTGATGAAGTTGATAAAATCGCCAAAGGTGGCGGTGGAGCCCAGGGTGGCCCCGATGTAAGTAGGGAAGGAGTTCAACGCGATCTTTTACCAATTGTTGAAGGGTCTACGGTAAATACCAAATACGGTATTATTAACACTGATCATATATTATTTATTGCCGCCGGTGCATTCCACGTGTCCAAACCTTCGGATCTTATTCCGGAACTTCAGGGAAGATTTCCCATTCGAGTAGAGCTTGAGAGTCTAACGGAAAAAGATTTCATCAGGATAATTAAAGAGCCAAAAAATGCCTTGACGAAGCAATATGAAGCACTTTTAAAAGCCGAAGATGTAGAGCTAAAGTTTAGCGATGAGTCTTTAAATGAAATTGCTGCTATAGCCTTTAAAATTAATTCTGAAGTTGAAAATATAGGTGCAAGACGATTGCACACAGTAATGAGCAAATTACTCAATGAAATCCTGTTTGAAGTTCCCGATAATATCACACCTGGAACAAGCCTTTCCATCAGCAAGGAAATGGTTCACGAAAAGCTGGATAGTCTGATAAAAAATAAAGATTTAAGTCAATACATTTTATAA